A stretch of Paenibacillus sp. URB8-2 DNA encodes these proteins:
- a CDS encoding ABC transporter ATP-binding protein, producing MTILEVKNLRKYFGEVKAVQDISFTVEAGEVFTIIGPNGAGKTTTLEMIEGLQPPDAGSIAIAGLSWGKDESEIKTRIGVQPQSSALFDLLTAEENLDLFASFYPKRKSTAEVLGMINLTEHRNKRVKSLSGGQRQRLAIGLAMINDPQVIFLDEPTTGLDPQARRNIWDIILQLKQLGATIILTTHYMEEAEKLSDRVCIVDQGTVISLDTPAALIGKLTREREVRLSFFDGEDAAARTEQALRDLQEIVRMERDGANLTLWSPEPEQALYGLLGFTKEQGYRVEHVSIREMSLEDVFIAFTGKEWRD from the coding sequence TTGACGATCCTTGAGGTTAAAAACTTGAGAAAATATTTCGGCGAGGTCAAGGCTGTTCAAGACATCAGCTTCACGGTGGAAGCGGGAGAAGTCTTTACGATTATCGGACCGAACGGAGCGGGCAAGACGACAACCCTGGAGATGATCGAAGGCTTGCAGCCGCCGGATGCCGGCAGTATTGCCATTGCGGGACTGTCCTGGGGCAAGGACGAGAGCGAGATCAAGACGCGGATCGGCGTACAGCCCCAGTCGAGCGCCTTGTTCGATCTGCTCACCGCCGAGGAGAATCTGGACTTATTCGCTTCATTTTACCCTAAGCGCAAATCGACTGCAGAGGTGCTGGGAATGATCAATCTGACCGAGCACCGGAACAAGCGGGTTAAATCGCTGTCCGGCGGGCAGCGACAGCGTCTGGCTATCGGCCTTGCGATGATCAACGACCCGCAGGTGATTTTTCTCGATGAGCCGACAACGGGACTCGACCCTCAGGCACGCCGCAACATTTGGGATATTATTCTCCAATTGAAGCAGCTGGGCGCGACGATTATTTTGACGACGCACTACATGGAAGAGGCGGAGAAGCTGAGCGACCGCGTCTGCATCGTCGATCAGGGTACGGTGATCAGTCTCGACACGCCGGCGGCTCTAATCGGCAAGCTGACGCGGGAGCGGGAAGTGCGGCTGTCTTTTTTCGATGGGGAAGATGCGGCTGCGCGGACCGAGCAAGCGCTAAGGGACCTTCAAGAAATTGTAAGGATGGAACGGGACGGCGCGAACCTGACGCTCTGGTCGCCTGAACCGGAGCAGGCGCTGTACGGACTGCTTGGATTCACCAAGGAGCAGGGTTACCGGGTCGAGCATGTATCCATTCGCGAAATGAGCCTTGAAGATGTCTTTATTGCCTTCACGGGCAAGGAATGGAGGGATTGA
- a CDS encoding ABC transporter permease codes for MNAGTQLKKLFIAQLKTMFREKAVWFWNLFFPVILMVLFMVIFGGGGDGGDFKAKVALVKPASSAASDSLEAGLRKIPVFEWKSEQAVDSAQADKWVKGKDVDAAIVLPENGSGGDIRLIVNAENESNATTQAIRGILDRYVQEASFAAAGIEPAYRLQTSSVSSGSKDISSADFLLTGMISLSIAQAGLFGMVDMVEIRRSGLLKRLRMTPMRMGLYGLGGMMVRFVLSFVQIVLLTVIGVFGFGANLHLNLPVLIIAFFIGVLAFNALGYLISSFSKSLESYMGVANITSFLMMFISGVFFTTSSLPDWLKPVTRVLPLTYFVEGMRDGMVYGSGLFNAAFWSGIGILTLWGAAAFSLGALIYRKAKVEVR; via the coding sequence ATGAACGCAGGCACCCAGCTCAAGAAATTATTTATTGCTCAATTGAAGACGATGTTCCGCGAGAAGGCGGTCTGGTTCTGGAATTTATTTTTCCCGGTTATTCTCATGGTGCTGTTTATGGTTATTTTCGGCGGAGGCGGGGACGGCGGAGACTTCAAGGCGAAGGTGGCGCTGGTTAAGCCGGCGTCTAGTGCGGCCAGCGATTCTCTGGAGGCCGGACTGCGGAAGATTCCGGTCTTCGAGTGGAAGTCGGAGCAGGCCGTGGATAGTGCCCAGGCTGATAAGTGGGTGAAGGGCAAGGATGTGGACGCGGCCATCGTTCTGCCGGAGAACGGCAGCGGCGGCGACATCCGCCTGATCGTCAATGCCGAGAATGAGAGCAACGCCACCACCCAGGCAATCCGGGGCATTCTGGACCGGTACGTCCAGGAAGCCAGCTTTGCCGCGGCGGGAATCGAACCGGCTTACCGGCTGCAGACGTCGTCGGTGTCCAGCGGCAGCAAGGACATCAGCAGCGCCGATTTCCTTCTGACCGGCATGATCTCCCTGTCCATCGCCCAGGCCGGACTGTTCGGGATGGTCGACATGGTCGAGATCCGCAGGTCCGGCCTGCTCAAGCGGCTGCGCATGACCCCGATGCGGATGGGGCTGTACGGCCTCGGCGGGATGATGGTCCGCTTCGTGCTCAGCTTCGTGCAGATTGTCCTGCTGACCGTCATCGGCGTCTTCGGCTTCGGCGCGAACCTGCATCTTAATCTGCCGGTGCTGATAATCGCCTTCTTCATCGGGGTTCTGGCCTTCAACGCCCTCGGCTATCTGATTTCTTCCTTCAGCAAATCCCTGGAGTCCTACATGGGCGTGGCGAACATCACCAGCTTCCTGATGATGTTCATCAGCGGCGTCTTCTTCACCACCAGCAGTCTGCCCGATTGGCTGAAACCAGTCACCCGGGTGCTGCCGCTGACCTATTTCGTGGAAGGGATGCGGGACGGCATGGTATATGGTTCCGGCCTCTTCAACGCCGCGTTCTGGAGCGGCATCGGCATCCTCACCCTGTGGGGCGCGGCGGCGTTCTCCCTCGGGGCGCTGATTTACCGGAAGGCTAAGGTGGAGGTACGGTAG
- a CDS encoding HEAT repeat domain-containing protein, with the protein MSTEEASNGLPENYAELKKAAGRSADWRARLAAVEELGNYPHRQVIDILTRLVESDPVYTVQEAAYRKLEAFGESVAAPSKDKPELFKGLAKILLRIKKSLPREHTYEEFKEKLKKMRIDVYDAYEGEKGEGFDKWLESKWSSVK; encoded by the coding sequence ATAAGCACCGAAGAAGCGAGCAATGGACTGCCTGAGAATTATGCGGAATTGAAAAAGGCTGCAGGACGTTCCGCGGATTGGAGAGCCCGTCTTGCCGCGGTCGAGGAGCTGGGAAATTACCCTCACAGACAGGTTATCGACATCCTGACGCGTCTGGTGGAAAGCGATCCGGTGTACACTGTGCAGGAAGCGGCTTACCGGAAGCTTGAAGCATTCGGTGAGAGTGTGGCGGCGCCTTCCAAGGACAAGCCCGAGCTGTTCAAAGGCTTGGCCAAAATTCTGCTGCGGATCAAGAAAAGCCTTCCCAGGGAACATACGTATGAAGAGTTCAAAGAGAAGCTGAAGAAGATGAGAATCGACGTGTATGACGCCTATGAAGGCGAAAAGGGCGAAGGCTTCGACAAGTGGCTGGAAAGCAAATGGTCTTCGGTAAAATAA
- a CDS encoding DUF523 domain-containing protein: protein MILVSSCLAGVECRYDGSHNVQEKIQQLTRENKAVLVCPEVFGGCPTPREPAEIAFGTGEDVLAGKAKVIDRFGKDVTGLFVAGAYKALETAREHHASLIVLKENSPSCGSNMIYDGWFAGNKIPGEGVTAALLRREGFKVISENEFASGEYGV, encoded by the coding sequence ATGATTCTCGTCAGCTCTTGCCTTGCCGGTGTCGAGTGCAGGTATGACGGCTCACATAATGTGCAGGAGAAAATTCAACAATTGACCCGTGAGAACAAGGCTGTGCTTGTCTGCCCTGAAGTGTTCGGCGGCTGTCCTACGCCGCGCGAGCCGGCCGAGATTGCCTTTGGAACAGGAGAAGACGTTTTAGCCGGGAAGGCCAAGGTCATTGACCGGTTCGGCAAGGATGTAACCGGGCTTTTTGTCGCGGGGGCCTATAAAGCTCTCGAAACGGCGCGGGAGCACCATGCTTCGCTCATCGTTCTAAAAGAAAACAGCCCCTCTTGCGGCAGTAACATGATTTATGACGGCTGGTTTGCGGGCAATAAAATCCCTGGAGAAGGCGTAACGGCGGCTTTGCTGAGACGGGAAGGGTTCAAGGTGATTTCGGAGAACGAGTTTGCTTCGGGAGAATATGGTGTTTGA
- a CDS encoding DUF4023 domain-containing protein: MDSTHEFVEKLHDTQKKDEKNKHRAKGNQGSKLPNKQHSTNK, translated from the coding sequence ATGGACAGTACCCATGAATTTGTAGAAAAATTGCACGACACTCAGAAAAAAGACGAAAAAAACAAGCACCGCGCAAAAGGCAATCAAGGCAGCAAGCTCCCGAACAAGCAGCACAGCACGAACAAATAG
- a CDS encoding gamma-glutamylcyclotransferase family protein, with translation MELVFVYGTLRQGEENHHLLCNARPIALMAQTKGVLMDTRQGYPAMVQEGSGVVAGELYEVSPEVLARLDELEDYYGQGDPANEYERIRAVVTTDSGQQEAWVYVYLKRKQDDVIAHGDWKLHLVRQNSHVFYFAYGSCMDLERITHAGAAGWFEDVKGRAAADGFNLLFTYRAKDGGRADLVETGGKTEGKLYRIPTECLDEYLYLREGVDSGMYRPAVLPVQCEDGSVQDAVTFVVVDKNLEMSPPGHYLREILRGARPVVSPEYYTELEERFWTRYGFQLAE, from the coding sequence ATGGAACTTGTTTTTGTATACGGAACATTGCGGCAGGGTGAGGAAAATCATCATCTATTGTGCAACGCCCGGCCGATTGCGCTGATGGCGCAAACCAAGGGAGTTTTAATGGATACGCGGCAGGGCTATCCGGCTATGGTACAGGAAGGCTCCGGCGTGGTGGCAGGCGAGCTGTATGAAGTGTCACCGGAAGTGCTGGCCCGGCTGGATGAACTGGAGGATTATTACGGCCAGGGGGATCCGGCGAATGAATATGAGCGGATTAGAGCGGTTGTGACGACGGACAGCGGACAGCAGGAAGCCTGGGTGTATGTATACCTGAAGCGGAAGCAGGACGACGTGATTGCCCACGGGGACTGGAAGCTGCATCTGGTGAGGCAGAATTCGCATGTGTTTTATTTTGCCTATGGAAGCTGCATGGACTTGGAAAGAATCACTCACGCAGGAGCTGCAGGATGGTTTGAGGATGTGAAGGGGCGTGCGGCAGCGGACGGATTCAATCTTCTATTTACGTATAGGGCCAAGGACGGCGGGCGGGCCGATCTCGTTGAAACCGGGGGCAAAACGGAGGGGAAGCTTTACCGGATACCAACGGAATGTCTTGATGAGTACCTATATCTCAGGGAAGGCGTAGACAGCGGGATGTATCGTCCAGCGGTTCTGCCTGTTCAGTGCGAAGACGGAAGCGTGCAGGATGCGGTAACGTTCGTTGTTGTGGACAAAAACTTAGAGATGTCCCCGCCAGGGCACTATCTCCGGGAAATTTTGCGCGGAGCCCGCCCAGTCGTCTCTCCGGAGTATTATACCGAATTGGAAGAACGGTTCTGGACGAGGTATGGATTTCAGCTTGCGGAATAA